One Actinospica robiniae DSM 44927 genomic region harbors:
- a CDS encoding VOC family protein, with the protein MFALHLLVRDVPASMDWYQQALNATLTRVLRMPDGTIAIADLDIDGLPIALAAPIPGTTMSTPDETSTTVSAFRLTVPDADAALTRAIDAGAVLVSAAEDKFWGVRTAEVLDPSGHRWAFDQHLRDVADGEIEANLAAIMASH; encoded by the coding sequence ATGTTCGCTCTCCACCTTCTCGTTCGCGACGTGCCCGCCAGCATGGACTGGTACCAGCAGGCGCTGAACGCCACCCTCACCCGCGTCCTGCGGATGCCGGACGGAACGATCGCGATCGCCGACCTCGACATCGACGGACTTCCCATCGCCCTGGCCGCCCCCATCCCAGGGACCACGATGTCGACTCCGGACGAGACCTCCACCACGGTGTCCGCGTTCCGGCTGACCGTCCCGGATGCCGACGCCGCCCTCACCCGGGCCATCGACGCCGGCGCCGTCCTCGTCAGCGCGGCCGAGGACAAATTCTGGGGTGTCCGCACCGCGGAGGTCTTGGACCCGTCGGGGCACCGGTGGGCCTTCGACCAGCACCTGCGTGACGTCGCGGATGGCGAGATCGAGGCGAACCTCGCCGCGATCATGGCAAGCCACTGA
- a CDS encoding helix-turn-helix transcriptional regulator: MNGTERAELADFLRRSRERIEPASVGLPPRGRRRTPGLRREDVAQLAGISVDYYARLEQQRGAQPSEQVISALADALQLTEDESDYVHRLSGFRTQGRAASARHASPGLLLVLDRLVDVPAQVLSDSGQVLARNPLAEALFGGPALPGRAGNSYWRMFTDEPSRRRVPPALQPVLMANHVADLRTVHARRPADEEVNSLIHDLLEASDEFRELWERHDVAVRRHCAKTIMHPEVGPLALNSELLLDSHGEQSLVLYTAQPGTDAAEKLELLRVLGQEKFTETRPTR; this comes from the coding sequence GTGAACGGAACCGAGCGTGCGGAACTCGCCGACTTCCTGCGGCGCAGCCGGGAGCGGATCGAGCCGGCCTCGGTGGGCCTGCCGCCGCGCGGACGTCGGCGGACGCCGGGCCTGCGCCGGGAGGACGTCGCTCAGCTCGCCGGGATATCCGTGGACTATTACGCCCGTTTGGAGCAGCAGCGCGGCGCGCAACCCTCCGAACAGGTGATCAGCGCGTTGGCCGACGCGCTCCAGTTGACCGAGGACGAGAGCGACTACGTCCACCGCCTGTCCGGCTTCCGGACGCAGGGGCGGGCCGCGTCGGCCCGGCACGCCAGCCCGGGCCTTCTCCTCGTGCTCGACCGGCTCGTGGACGTCCCCGCTCAGGTGCTGAGCGACAGCGGCCAGGTCCTCGCGCGCAACCCGCTGGCCGAGGCGCTGTTCGGCGGCCCCGCGCTGCCGGGCCGGGCCGGCAACTCGTACTGGCGCATGTTCACCGACGAGCCCTCGCGGCGCCGCGTCCCGCCGGCCCTGCAGCCCGTCCTGATGGCCAACCACGTCGCCGACCTGCGTACCGTCCACGCACGCCGCCCTGCGGACGAGGAGGTCAACTCCCTCATCCACGATCTGCTGGAGGCCAGCGACGAGTTCCGCGAACTGTGGGAACGCCACGACGTCGCGGTCAGACGCCACTGCGCGAAGACGATCATGCACCCGGAGGTCGGCCCGCTCGCGCTCAACAGCGAGCTGCTCCTGGACTCCCACGGCGAGCAGTCCCTGGTCCTCTACACCGCCCAGCCCGGCACGGACGCCGCCGAAAAGCTTGAGCTGCTCCGGGTGCTCGGCCAGGAGAAGTTCACCGAGACGCGGCCGACGCGCTGA
- a CDS encoding NAD-dependent epimerase/dehydratase family protein, whose product MRRALILGGTGMIGRATARHLVKAGWQVDVTGRDPAHMPSDLADAGARFVAADRADAAALQRALGEGVDLLVDCVCFTAADARTLLPLAAHATSTALISSKAVYVDAKGNHANSDTPPDYAGAISEDQPTLPPGDMDYQSREGYGPNKVAAELVALESGLPISVLRPSRVHGVGSERPREWVFVKRALDRRSVLLLGDAGAGVVHPTAAVNIAALIETVAAKPGSRILNSADPDAPSALEISRIIAKRLGHTWDEVLLDGRAPVDLGRTPWDSKHPVVLDTSASVALSYVPVGDYAATVADEVDWLVNAGRTGDPEGILPDPQDPFFLPFLDYAAEDAYLAERS is encoded by the coding sequence ATGCGTCGTGCACTGATTCTCGGCGGAACCGGAATGATCGGCCGCGCGACCGCGCGCCACCTCGTGAAGGCCGGCTGGCAGGTGGACGTGACCGGGCGCGATCCCGCGCACATGCCGTCGGACCTGGCCGACGCCGGGGCGCGGTTCGTCGCGGCCGACCGGGCGGATGCGGCGGCGCTCCAGCGGGCGCTCGGCGAGGGCGTGGATCTGCTCGTGGACTGCGTCTGCTTTACCGCCGCCGACGCGCGGACGCTGCTTCCGCTGGCCGCCCACGCGACGTCCACCGCCCTGATCTCCAGCAAGGCCGTCTACGTCGACGCGAAGGGCAACCACGCCAACTCCGACACCCCGCCCGACTACGCCGGCGCCATCTCCGAGGACCAGCCCACGCTGCCGCCCGGCGACATGGACTACCAGTCGCGCGAGGGCTACGGCCCCAACAAGGTCGCCGCGGAACTCGTGGCCCTCGAAAGCGGCCTGCCGATCAGCGTCCTGCGGCCGTCGCGCGTGCACGGGGTCGGTTCCGAGCGGCCGCGGGAGTGGGTGTTCGTCAAGCGGGCACTCGACCGCCGAAGCGTGCTGCTTCTCGGCGACGCCGGCGCGGGAGTCGTCCATCCGACGGCCGCCGTGAACATCGCGGCGCTGATCGAGACCGTGGCAGCCAAACCGGGCAGCCGCATTCTCAACAGCGCCGACCCCGACGCTCCGAGCGCGCTCGAGATCTCCCGCATCATCGCCAAGCGGCTCGGCCACACCTGGGACGAGGTGCTGCTCGACGGGAGAGCCCCGGTGGATCTGGGCCGCACCCCCTGGGATTCAAAGCATCCTGTCGTACTCGACACGTCCGCGAGCGTCGCGCTGAGCTACGTGCCCGTCGGCGACTACGCCGCCACCGTCGCGGACGAGGTCGACTGGCTCGTCAACGCCGGCCGCACGGGCGATCCCGAGGGCATCCTGCCCGATCCGCAGGATCCGTTCTTCCTGCCCTTCCTCGACTACGCAGCCGAGGACGCCTACCTGGCTGAGCGAAGCTGA
- a CDS encoding serine hydrolase domain-containing protein — protein MQQPEFTAEAHVDEFAALFPDAPSKAAVALAAMDGPGITTAMRGQCPVDARFEIGSITKTMTATLLASLAADDVLALDDDLERWVPAAAGKGLKLQALATHTSGLPRLAPNNLWQALAHPRNPYVGYSAKRAEKGLRAVPAAAASLDPAPHQYSNFGYQLLGLALERASGQSYQQMLKERITGPLGMTSTGVRDGVPRDGDGGVEIPGHAGGRAVPHWDQPMPGAGGVESTIGDMARYLAACAHPADDAPGEAIRLAQSPRLVVAKGKEIGLGWIRWDARVLWHNGKTGGFCSSMALDPQSGRGMVLLASSTSGSGSVLDQRVIRLVRDGR, from the coding sequence ATGCAGCAGCCTGAGTTCACGGCCGAGGCGCACGTCGACGAGTTCGCGGCGCTTTTTCCGGACGCTCCGAGCAAGGCAGCGGTCGCGCTTGCGGCCATGGATGGGCCTGGCATCACGACAGCGATGCGCGGGCAGTGCCCGGTGGACGCGAGATTCGAGATCGGCTCGATCACCAAGACGATGACTGCGACTCTGCTCGCCTCGCTTGCCGCAGACGACGTGCTCGCTCTCGACGACGACCTCGAACGCTGGGTCCCTGCGGCGGCAGGCAAGGGACTCAAACTGCAGGCGCTGGCGACGCACACGTCCGGCCTTCCCAGGCTCGCCCCCAACAACCTGTGGCAAGCTCTGGCCCACCCGCGCAATCCCTACGTCGGCTACTCGGCGAAGCGCGCTGAGAAGGGTCTGCGCGCCGTGCCTGCTGCCGCAGCCTCCCTCGATCCGGCTCCCCATCAGTACTCGAACTTCGGCTACCAGCTCCTCGGTCTGGCCCTCGAGCGCGCGAGCGGACAGAGTTATCAGCAGATGCTGAAGGAGCGGATCACCGGGCCGCTCGGCATGACCAGCACAGGCGTGCGCGACGGCGTGCCTCGCGACGGCGACGGCGGGGTCGAGATCCCCGGACACGCCGGCGGCCGAGCGGTGCCGCACTGGGATCAGCCGATGCCCGGGGCGGGCGGAGTGGAATCCACCATCGGCGACATGGCACGCTACCTCGCCGCGTGTGCGCACCCGGCCGATGACGCCCCCGGCGAGGCGATCCGGCTGGCCCAAAGCCCGAGGCTGGTGGTCGCGAAGGGCAAGGAGATCGGGCTCGGCTGGATTCGCTGGGACGCGCGAGTACTCTGGCACAACGGGAAGACCGGCGGCTTCTGCTCGTCGATGGCGCTCGATCCCCAGTCAGGCCGCGGCATGGTCCTGCTGGCCAGTTCGACCAGCGGCTCCGGGAGCGTCCTGGATCAACGGGTGATCCGCCTCGTCCGCGACGGACGCTGA
- a CDS encoding NAD-dependent epimerase/dehydratase family protein has product MTNETILVTGATGQVGRRLVPRLLAWRDSGDAVRVLVRTPEAAAGFEAAGAQAVVGDITDAADRERALDGATSVVNTAATFRDPSVEESGMYAVNRDAAVSLARESAKAGVRRFVQVSTIHVYGPGIGRPLREDDALRAPDAAEGERHLVYPHSKREAEEQIRALCEESGFDVITLRLPFVYGEGDPHIANALAHFNLGALATHAVMPMAHHADVAQAVQRALRTVRPQQPGYVAYNIAGDAPSTMYEFFELGGREFDVAAAAGRSVADLWAGVPDTTRAYRDLGFRPIYPTAKAAWRDGAL; this is encoded by the coding sequence ATGACGAACGAGACGATTCTGGTGACGGGCGCGACCGGGCAGGTGGGCAGGCGCTTGGTGCCGCGCCTGCTGGCCTGGCGCGACTCCGGCGACGCGGTGCGCGTGCTGGTGCGCACCCCGGAGGCGGCCGCGGGCTTCGAAGCGGCGGGCGCGCAGGCCGTGGTCGGCGACATCACCGACGCCGCCGACCGCGAGCGGGCGCTGGACGGCGCGACCTCGGTCGTCAACACGGCGGCCACCTTCCGCGATCCGAGCGTCGAGGAGTCCGGCATGTACGCGGTCAACCGGGACGCCGCCGTGTCCCTGGCGCGGGAGAGCGCGAAGGCCGGCGTGCGGCGGTTCGTGCAGGTGAGCACGATCCACGTCTATGGGCCGGGTATCGGGCGGCCGCTGCGCGAGGACGACGCACTGCGCGCCCCGGACGCCGCGGAGGGCGAGCGCCACCTGGTGTACCCGCACAGCAAGCGGGAGGCCGAGGAGCAGATCAGGGCTCTGTGTGAAGAGAGCGGCTTCGACGTGATCACGCTGCGCCTGCCCTTCGTCTACGGTGAAGGCGATCCGCACATCGCCAATGCCCTGGCCCACTTCAACCTCGGCGCCCTGGCTACGCATGCTGTGATGCCGATGGCCCACCACGCGGACGTGGCCCAGGCCGTTCAGCGCGCGCTGCGGACGGTGCGCCCGCAGCAGCCCGGCTACGTCGCGTACAACATCGCGGGCGACGCCCCGTCGACCATGTACGAGTTCTTCGAGCTCGGCGGACGTGAGTTCGATGTCGCGGCCGCCGCCGGCCGGAGCGTCGCAGACCTGTGGGCCGGTGTCCCGGACACCACCCGCGCGTACCGGGACCTGGGCTTCCGGCCGATCTATCCGACCGCGAAGGCGGCATGGCGCGACGGCGCTCTCTAG
- a CDS encoding VOC family protein encodes MTDRISAKQFRDAEGVEDWRTIVGGGWACAYFRTGSFAVGVELVRAIGEIAAAANHHPDVDLRPKGVSVKLFTSDFGGLSQRDVAVAQQISVAAAELGAPADPSGVQHVQVAIDAMAGAEVLPFWAAVLGYEVFGEEDVLDPLRRGPTFWFQQMDAPRPQRNRFHIDVYLPHDHVEARIAAALAAGGRIVNDANAPGWWTLADPEGNEVDLAIWE; translated from the coding sequence ATGACTGATCGGATCTCAGCGAAGCAGTTCCGTGACGCGGAGGGCGTCGAGGATTGGCGGACGATCGTCGGCGGAGGATGGGCCTGCGCCTACTTCCGGACCGGATCGTTCGCCGTCGGCGTCGAGCTGGTCCGGGCGATCGGCGAGATCGCCGCGGCGGCGAACCATCACCCGGACGTCGACCTGCGGCCCAAGGGCGTGAGCGTGAAGCTGTTCACCTCCGACTTCGGCGGCCTGAGCCAACGGGACGTCGCGGTGGCTCAGCAGATCTCCGTGGCCGCCGCCGAACTCGGCGCGCCCGCCGACCCGAGCGGCGTCCAGCACGTGCAGGTCGCGATCGACGCGATGGCCGGCGCCGAGGTGCTGCCGTTCTGGGCGGCCGTGCTGGGTTATGAGGTGTTCGGCGAGGAGGACGTGCTCGACCCGCTGCGCCGCGGGCCGACGTTCTGGTTCCAGCAGATGGACGCGCCGCGGCCGCAGCGCAATCGATTCCACATCGACGTCTACCTCCCGCACGACCATGTCGAGGCGCGAATCGCCGCGGCGCTGGCCGCCGGCGGGAGGATCGTGAACGACGCGAACGCGCCGGGATGGTGGACCCTCGCCGACCCCGAGGGCAACGAGGTCGACCTCGCCATCTGGGAGTGA
- a CDS encoding DUF4253 domain-containing protein, producing the protein MAGRISSAKQVREAVWRLRRGDCLVLPCAADEDCYAQVMLTLQGVYQVEYRVGSPDQHFQTRSLSAEAVGTILAAWIESLEGWQDAFSWKNIGAMFADAASGEAAGIESVDVDGLLASATVRGALPDGREVRSVPVGPAQAVLTWQALRAAHDRTGLWPFLADPPAERARPEVWAHLLDDVRTEGRPPEDRDDLFVSLLAKTIGPDDDDRDEEERKVLRDALRCEQLVLRPRPVSRVPWARATRQIGLCPAAVGGWDIPELMGWEGAVNFAISGAEHSAVLETWHRRYGAELMALTFDTVELWVPNPPTDPGEVASVALEQVAYCPDAVFQGAGSVTALAEQQVYSDTWSFWWD; encoded by the coding sequence GTGGCAGGGCGCATAAGCTCGGCGAAGCAGGTGCGGGAGGCGGTGTGGCGGCTTCGTCGCGGTGACTGCCTGGTCCTGCCGTGTGCCGCCGATGAGGACTGCTATGCGCAGGTCATGCTCACCCTCCAAGGCGTCTACCAGGTTGAGTACCGCGTCGGAAGTCCGGATCAGCACTTTCAGACGCGCTCTTTGTCCGCTGAGGCCGTCGGCACGATCCTCGCGGCTTGGATCGAGTCGCTTGAGGGCTGGCAGGACGCTTTCTCTTGGAAGAACATCGGAGCGATGTTCGCCGATGCGGCGTCCGGCGAAGCTGCCGGTATCGAGAGCGTGGACGTGGACGGCCTGCTCGCATCGGCCACCGTGAGGGGTGCTTTGCCCGACGGGCGCGAGGTCCGGTCGGTGCCGGTAGGCCCGGCGCAGGCCGTCCTCACCTGGCAAGCGCTACGCGCCGCGCACGACCGCACCGGCCTGTGGCCGTTCCTGGCCGACCCTCCCGCCGAGCGCGCCCGACCCGAAGTCTGGGCACACCTGCTCGACGACGTGCGAACCGAGGGGCGGCCGCCGGAAGATCGGGATGACCTGTTCGTCTCCTTGCTCGCGAAGACGATCGGCCCGGACGACGACGACCGCGACGAAGAGGAGCGCAAAGTGCTGCGCGACGCTCTGCGTTGCGAGCAGCTCGTCCTGCGTCCGCGTCCAGTGAGCCGTGTGCCTTGGGCGCGAGCAACACGGCAGATCGGGCTGTGCCCGGCAGCGGTGGGAGGGTGGGATATACCGGAGCTGATGGGGTGGGAGGGTGCGGTCAACTTCGCGATCTCCGGCGCCGAGCACTCGGCCGTCCTGGAGACGTGGCACCGCCGGTACGGAGCCGAGTTGATGGCGCTCACCTTCGACACTGTCGAGCTGTGGGTACCGAACCCGCCGACCGATCCGGGCGAGGTCGCGTCCGTTGCGCTGGAGCAGGTCGCATACTGTCCGGACGCAGTGTTCCAAGGCGCTGGGAGCGTCACGGCGCTGGCCGAGCAGCAGGTCTACAGCGACACCTGGTCCTTCTGGTGGGACTGA
- a CDS encoding GNAT family N-acetyltransferase produces MSRDTSQEKTGRIATTLSSGSLGTRRLDLLPLRVGHAEEMAAVLADPALHAFIGGAPDTPAALRSRYERLAAGAPDPAVSWLNWVIRLRDEDCLTGTVQATVSPSGDGLAAEIAWVVGSPWQGRGIATEAAHALVDWLVQQQVGTISAHIHPEHRASAAVATAIGLTATGESHDGEILWRRGESRNAAA; encoded by the coding sequence ATGAGCCGTGACACGTCACAAGAGAAGACCGGTCGCATCGCGACCACCCTTTCCTCCGGCAGCCTCGGCACCCGGCGACTCGACCTGCTGCCGTTGCGGGTCGGGCACGCCGAGGAGATGGCCGCCGTGCTCGCCGACCCTGCGTTGCACGCCTTCATCGGCGGCGCTCCCGACACTCCGGCAGCCCTGCGCTCACGCTACGAGCGTTTGGCCGCGGGTGCGCCCGATCCGGCCGTGTCCTGGCTCAACTGGGTGATCCGCCTCCGCGACGAAGACTGTCTGACCGGCACGGTCCAAGCGACGGTAAGTCCTTCCGGCGACGGCCTGGCCGCAGAGATCGCCTGGGTGGTGGGTTCCCCGTGGCAGGGCCGGGGCATCGCCACCGAAGCAGCCCACGCCCTCGTCGATTGGCTCGTTCAGCAGCAGGTGGGCACCATCAGCGCCCACATCCACCCCGAACATCGGGCATCAGCCGCCGTCGCCACGGCGATCGGCCTCACCGCGACCGGCGAATCGCACGACGGCGAGATCCTTTGGCGACGCGGAGAATCGAGAAATGCAGCAGCCTGA
- a CDS encoding RNA polymerase-binding protein RbpA, which translates to MARSSALRGSRIGSGPLGEPERGDLIERVAVAFWCASGHETRPLFAASAVVPDVWECHRCGQPAGQDRDDPPPALNVEPYKTHLAYLRERRSDADAEILLAEALARLRATA; encoded by the coding sequence ATGGCACGCAGCAGCGCTCTGCGCGGGAGCAGGATCGGTTCGGGCCCGCTGGGCGAGCCGGAGCGTGGTGACCTCATCGAGCGCGTCGCCGTCGCCTTCTGGTGCGCGTCCGGCCATGAGACCCGGCCGCTGTTCGCCGCCTCGGCGGTCGTTCCGGACGTGTGGGAGTGCCACCGCTGCGGCCAGCCCGCCGGCCAGGACCGGGACGACCCGCCGCCCGCTCTCAACGTCGAGCCCTACAAGACTCACCTCGCCTACCTGCGCGAACGGCGCAGCGACGCGGACGCGGAGATCCTGCTGGCCGAGGCGCTGGCCCGACTGCGCGCGACCGCCTGA
- a CDS encoding glycosyltransferase yields MVAYGFLSTFPPTRCAVATHSLALAQHLHDPASGERCGIVHVVERPRPVPRQDPTVFLVHGRPASAIRTIEALNRYDVAIVQHDFAIYGGPDGEEVLGVIEALDVPVIAVLHAVPAIESGHRHQVLQRVVDAAAALVVLCAADAETLREHYRVDGDRVSVIPRGATAATPTHPSRRVVEPAAPTILTWGLIGPGKGIEHAIAALGLLRDLDPAPRYLICGQPDPRLEAGQADAYHDLLLRTADEHGVADLVAFDPAYRAPGPLASLIRRADVVLLPYEERERTSSAVLTEAVAARRPVVATDFPQARELLGNGVGLVVPQRDPDALALALRRVLTEPGLAKVLQTRCGQIAEQLAWPGVAASFGGLARAVLAGDRTRRMAGVRASAAPGRVE; encoded by the coding sequence ATGGTCGCGTACGGGTTTCTGAGCACGTTCCCGCCCACCCGCTGTGCCGTGGCCACCCACAGCCTCGCCCTGGCCCAGCATCTGCACGATCCGGCGAGCGGGGAACGCTGCGGCATCGTGCACGTCGTGGAGCGGCCGCGCCCGGTGCCGAGGCAGGACCCGACGGTCTTCCTGGTCCACGGGCGCCCCGCGAGCGCGATCAGGACGATCGAGGCGCTCAACCGGTACGACGTGGCGATCGTGCAGCACGACTTCGCGATCTACGGCGGCCCGGACGGCGAAGAGGTGCTGGGCGTGATCGAAGCCCTCGACGTGCCGGTGATCGCGGTCCTGCACGCGGTACCCGCCATCGAAAGCGGGCACCGACATCAGGTCCTCCAGCGCGTCGTCGATGCCGCTGCGGCCCTCGTCGTGCTCTGCGCGGCGGACGCCGAGACCTTGCGCGAGCACTACCGCGTCGACGGGGACCGCGTCAGTGTGATCCCACGCGGCGCCACCGCCGCCACGCCCACCCACCCCTCGCGCCGCGTCGTCGAGCCGGCCGCGCCCACGATCCTGACGTGGGGTCTGATCGGCCCGGGCAAGGGAATCGAGCACGCGATCGCCGCGCTCGGCCTTCTGCGCGATCTGGATCCGGCACCCCGCTACCTGATCTGCGGTCAGCCCGACCCCCGCCTCGAGGCCGGCCAGGCGGACGCGTACCACGACCTGCTGTTGCGTACCGCGGACGAACATGGCGTCGCGGACCTCGTCGCCTTCGATCCGGCCTACCGGGCGCCGGGGCCGCTCGCCTCGCTCATCAGGCGGGCAGACGTGGTCCTGTTGCCCTATGAGGAGCGGGAGAGGACGAGCTCGGCCGTGCTCACCGAGGCCGTCGCCGCACGGCGTCCCGTCGTCGCCACTGATTTCCCGCAGGCGCGCGAGCTCCTCGGAAACGGTGTCGGCCTCGTCGTTCCGCAGCGCGACCCCGACGCCCTGGCTCTGGCGCTGCGCAGGGTGCTGACCGAACCCGGCCTCGCGAAAGTCCTGCAGACCAGGTGCGGGCAGATCGCCGAACAACTCGCCTGGCCCGGCGTCGCCGCCTCCTTCGGCGGCCTCGCGCGAGCCGTCCTCGCCGGCGACCGGACGCGGCGTATGGCAGGGGTGCGTGCATCCGCGGCCCCGGGTCGTGTGGAATAG
- a CDS encoding MerR family transcriptional regulator produces MRISELAERSGVPATTLRFYETAGLVPAERSAAGYRLYGRESLERLEFIGAAKHLGLPLEEIAETLDVWERGACAEVKADLRPRLARSLAEAEQRRAEVDRFISELRRASAHLDALPERSERCDTACGFPADRTALAVSGLAAEDAPEAPVACALNRAELEERTAR; encoded by the coding sequence ATGCGGATCTCAGAGTTGGCCGAGCGCTCCGGCGTGCCGGCGACGACGCTGCGCTTCTATGAGACGGCAGGCCTCGTCCCGGCGGAGCGATCGGCCGCGGGCTATCGGCTCTACGGCCGTGAGTCGCTCGAACGCCTGGAGTTCATCGGCGCGGCCAAGCACCTCGGGCTCCCACTCGAGGAGATAGCGGAAACGCTCGACGTCTGGGAGAGGGGCGCCTGCGCGGAGGTGAAGGCGGATCTGCGCCCGCGGCTGGCACGATCGCTGGCCGAAGCGGAGCAGCGGCGGGCAGAAGTAGACAGGTTCATCAGTGAGCTGCGGCGGGCGTCGGCGCACCTCGACGCGCTGCCGGAGCGTTCAGAACGTTGCGATACCGCGTGCGGATTCCCCGCGGACCGTACTGCCTTGGCCGTCAGCGGCCTCGCTGCGGAGGACGCGCCTGAGGCGCCGGTGGCCTGCGCCCTCAACCGTGCGGAACTCGAGGAGCGGACCGCGCGCTAG
- a CDS encoding dihydrofolate reductase family protein gives MASLVLKMSVSLDGYIASADGSGGWEAAGRSDDGARWVLETVGNAKMHLVGAKTYAMWAGFWPGAAGPFAQPMNEIPKVVFSDSLTSADWGPATISRGDDLASAIARLKKESPDGYLLAQGGVRFARSLVRTGLIDEYRLVVHPVILGAGEPLFTLPLEIEPVSTTAFSRGTVAHVFRAQQ, from the coding sequence ATGGCCTCGCTCGTCCTGAAGATGTCCGTCTCGCTCGACGGCTATATCGCGTCGGCTGACGGGAGTGGTGGCTGGGAGGCTGCCGGGCGCTCCGACGACGGCGCGCGCTGGGTGCTCGAGACCGTGGGCAACGCCAAGATGCACCTCGTCGGGGCGAAGACCTATGCGATGTGGGCCGGATTCTGGCCGGGCGCCGCGGGGCCGTTCGCGCAGCCGATGAACGAGATCCCCAAGGTCGTGTTCTCCGACTCGCTCACCAGCGCCGACTGGGGCCCGGCGACGATCAGCCGTGGGGATGACCTGGCCTCAGCGATCGCGCGCCTCAAGAAGGAGAGCCCTGACGGGTACCTGCTCGCCCAGGGCGGCGTGCGCTTCGCCCGCTCGCTGGTCCGGACCGGCTTGATCGACGAATACCGCCTCGTCGTTCATCCGGTCATCCTGGGTGCGGGTGAGCCGCTCTTCACTTTGCCGCTGGAGATCGAGCCGGTGAGCACCACCGCCTTCAGCCGCGGGACCGTCGCCCACGTCTTCAGGGCGCAGCAGTGA